A genomic segment from Phragmites australis chromosome 6, lpPhrAust1.1, whole genome shotgun sequence encodes:
- the LOC133921894 gene encoding uncharacterized protein LOC133921894, whose translation MGDHVAVDVGGLVASRTGEAAGLVSGKEETEALIGMVECRICQEEDLAKNLESPCACCGSLKYAHRECVQRWCNEKGDITCEICHEPYKPGYTAPPQVHHDETTIEISGGDWTISGNRLDLHDPRILAMAAAQHRLLEDEYDEYTATNNNAAAFCRSIFLILMALLLLRHTLTITNSDDEDDASAIFSLFLLRAAGFLLPCYIMAWAISIMQRQRQRQEEAMLLPTEVAIILHRNRRTMQFAVAPPESPTSPHPEPNQ comes from the exons ATGGGGGATCATGTGGCGGTGGATGTTGGGGGGCTcgtggcgtcccgaaccggcgAGGCGGCGGGGCTGGTGTCCGGCAAGGAGGAAACGGAGGCGCTGATTGGGATGGTGGAGTGCCGCATTTGCCAGGAGGAGGACCTGGCCAAGAACCTCGAGAGCCCCTGCGCTTGCTGCGGCAGCCTCAAG TACGCTCACAGGGAATGTGTCCAACGTTGGTGCAATGAGAAAGGAGACATAACCTGTGAAATCTGCCATGAG CCGTACAAGCCCGGTTACACTGCCCCACCCCAGGTACACCATGATGAAACTACCATAGAGATAAG TGGTGGAGATTGGACCATCTCTGGCAATCGTTTGGATTTACATGATCCTAGAATCTTGGCGATGGCTGCTGCTCAACACCGTTTACTTGAAGATGAGTATGATGAATATACTGCAACGAACAACAATGCCGCTGCCTTTTGCCGCTCCATATTTCTGATT TTAATGGCTCTTCTGCTCCTGAGGCACACACTGACCATTACTAATAgtgacgatgaagatgatgcATCCGCTATTTTCTCg CTATTTCTTTTGAGGGCAGCTGGATTTCTGCTGCCATGCTACATTATGGCTTGGGCTATTAGCATCATGCAGCGTCAAAGACAAAGACAG GAAGAAGCAATGTTATTACCAACAGAAGTGGCGATCATTCTGCACCGGAATAGAAGAACAATGCAATTTGCGGTAGCGCCACCGGAATCTCCAACCTCACCTCATCCCGAACCAAACCAATAG